A section of the Bradyrhizobium oligotrophicum S58 genome encodes:
- a CDS encoding 5-carboxymethyl-2-hydroxymuconate Delta-isomerase: MPHFSIEYSANLDSRLDMNAVCEIVRKAASETGIFPVGGIRVRAIRCEHYAIADGKIDYGFLAMLLRLGEGRDLPARQKAGEHVFKALSAHLDPVFANSKFALSFDMQINDAATSWKRNNIHDALKAEASHG, translated from the coding sequence ATGCCGCATTTCAGCATCGAATACTCAGCCAATCTCGATTCGCGTCTCGATATGAACGCGGTTTGTGAGATCGTGCGCAAGGCCGCCAGCGAAACCGGCATCTTTCCGGTCGGCGGCATTCGCGTTCGCGCCATCCGCTGCGAGCACTATGCGATTGCCGACGGCAAGATTGACTACGGCTTCCTGGCGATGCTGCTGCGGCTTGGCGAAGGCCGCGACCTCCCTGCGCGGCAAAAAGCCGGCGAGCACGTCTTCAAGGCTCTCTCGGCCCATCTCGATCCGGTCTTTGCGAACAGCAAGTTCGCGCTGTCCTTCGACATGCAGATCAACGACGCCGCGACCAGCTGGAAGCGCAACAACATTCACGACGCCCTGAAAGCGGAGGCATCCCATGGATAA
- the hpaE gene encoding 5-carboxymethyl-2-hydroxymuconate semialdehyde dehydrogenase, with protein sequence MDKATPKADIYKANLDRAAPLLAKIKDEGIGHFIDGKVVPAISGATFETTSPIDGAVLATVARGNAEDIDRAATAASLAFKSWRDMAPAMRRKLLHRLADAIEANADDIAVLECVDTGQAYRFMAKAALRAAENFRFFADKCTEARDGQSTPSDEHWNISTRVPIGPVGVITPWNTPFMLSTWKIAPALAAGCTVVHKPAEWSPITAQWLAKLAKEAGIPDGVLNTVHGFGEDAGKALTQHPAIKAIGFVGESSTGSAIMAQGAPTLKRVHFELGGKNPVIVFDDADLDRALDAVVFMIYSLNGERCTSSSRLLVQQSIAETFTAKLAARVRALKVGHPLDPATEIGPLIHERHLAKVCSYADIARQDGAIIAVGGKPYAGPGGGHYVEPTLVTGANQTMRVAQEEVFGPFLTVIPFRDETDAIEIANDVQYGLTGYVWTSDMGRALRVADALEAGMIWLNSENVRHLPTPFGGMKASGIGRDGGDYSFDFYMETKHVSLARGTHKIQRLGV encoded by the coding sequence ATGGATAAGGCCACTCCCAAAGCCGACATCTACAAGGCCAATCTCGACCGTGCCGCTCCCCTGCTCGCCAAGATCAAGGACGAGGGCATCGGCCATTTCATCGACGGCAAGGTGGTGCCGGCGATCTCGGGCGCGACGTTCGAGACGACGTCTCCGATCGACGGCGCCGTACTGGCCACGGTCGCGCGCGGCAATGCCGAGGACATCGACCGCGCCGCGACGGCGGCATCGCTGGCCTTCAAGTCCTGGCGCGACATGGCGCCGGCGATGCGGCGCAAATTGTTGCATCGCCTGGCCGACGCGATTGAAGCCAATGCCGACGACATCGCCGTCCTCGAATGCGTCGACACCGGGCAGGCCTACCGCTTCATGGCCAAGGCCGCGCTCCGCGCCGCCGAGAACTTTCGGTTCTTCGCCGACAAATGCACCGAGGCGCGCGACGGCCAGAGCACGCCGAGCGACGAGCACTGGAACATCTCGACCCGGGTGCCGATCGGGCCTGTGGGCGTGATCACGCCGTGGAATACGCCGTTCATGCTGTCGACCTGGAAGATCGCGCCCGCGCTCGCGGCCGGTTGCACCGTCGTGCACAAGCCGGCGGAGTGGTCGCCGATCACGGCGCAATGGCTCGCCAAGCTCGCCAAGGAAGCCGGTATTCCCGATGGCGTGTTGAACACGGTGCATGGTTTTGGCGAGGACGCCGGCAAGGCGCTCACCCAACACCCCGCGATCAAGGCGATCGGCTTCGTCGGCGAGAGCTCGACGGGATCTGCGATCATGGCCCAGGGCGCGCCGACCCTGAAGCGCGTGCATTTCGAGCTTGGCGGCAAGAACCCGGTGATCGTGTTCGACGATGCCGATCTCGACCGCGCGCTCGATGCCGTCGTGTTCATGATCTACTCGCTCAATGGCGAGCGCTGCACCTCGTCCAGCCGCCTGCTGGTGCAACAGAGTATCGCCGAGACCTTCACGGCCAAGCTCGCCGCGCGCGTGCGCGCGCTGAAGGTCGGGCACCCGCTCGATCCGGCGACGGAGATCGGGCCGCTGATTCATGAGCGGCATCTCGCCAAGGTCTGCTCCTATGCCGACATCGCACGACAGGACGGCGCGATCATCGCCGTCGGCGGCAAGCCTTATGCAGGACCGGGCGGCGGACACTATGTCGAGCCGACGCTGGTGACGGGCGCAAACCAGACCATGCGCGTCGCGCAGGAAGAAGTGTTCGGCCCATTCCTGACGGTGATCCCGTTCCGCGACGAGACGGATGCGATCGAGATCGCCAACGACGTGCAATATGGCCTCACCGGCTATGTCTGGACCAGCGACATGGGCCGTGCGCTACGCGTCGCCGACGCGCTGGAGGCCGGCATGATCTGGCTGAACTCGGAGAATGTCCGCCATCTGCCGACGCCGTTCGGCGGCATGAAGGCGTCCGGCATCGGCCGCGACGGCGGCGACTATTCGTTCGACTTCTACATGGAGACCAAGCACGTCTCGCTCGCGCGCGGCACCCACAAGATCCAGCGGCTCGGCGTCTAA
- a CDS encoding fumarylacetoacetate hydrolase family protein, which yields MTSPRLATYAVDGSVRYGLATDNGLVDLSARFARDFPTLREVIAAGALPRLIDAASKLSPDHGLDAITWLPPIPSPEKIICIGVNYPDRNAEYKDGQEAPKYPSMFMRTPRSFVGHEAPLVRPRASSQLDYEGELVLIIGKAGRHIPESAALDHIAALTLCNEGTIRDWVRHAKFNVTQGKNFDSTGSLGPWIVPYNDESQIADIRLTTHVNGELRQDDRTSRLMFGFRYLINYISTFTTLVPGDVIVTGTPTGAGARFDPPRYLKPGDVIEIAAEGVGTLRNGVVDEAL from the coding sequence ATGACCTCCCCTCGCCTCGCCACCTATGCCGTCGACGGCTCGGTCCGCTACGGGCTTGCCACCGACAACGGCCTCGTCGATCTCTCCGCGCGTTTCGCCAGGGATTTTCCGACCCTGCGCGAGGTGATCGCAGCCGGGGCTCTGCCCCGGCTGATCGATGCCGCCTCCAAGCTTTCGCCCGATCACGGTCTCGACGCCATCACTTGGCTGCCGCCGATCCCGTCGCCCGAGAAGATCATCTGCATCGGCGTCAACTATCCGGACCGCAACGCCGAGTACAAGGACGGCCAGGAGGCGCCGAAATATCCGTCGATGTTCATGCGCACGCCGCGCTCGTTCGTCGGCCACGAGGCGCCGCTGGTGCGCCCGCGCGCCTCTTCGCAGCTCGACTATGAAGGTGAGCTGGTGCTGATCATCGGCAAGGCCGGACGTCATATTCCGGAGAGCGCCGCGCTGGATCACATCGCGGCACTGACGCTGTGCAACGAGGGCACCATCCGCGACTGGGTGCGGCACGCCAAGTTCAATGTCACCCAGGGCAAGAATTTCGATTCCACCGGCAGCCTCGGGCCGTGGATCGTGCCGTACAACGACGAAAGCCAGATCGCCGATATCCGGCTGACGACGCACGTCAATGGCGAATTGCGCCAGGACGACCGGACGTCGCGGCTGATGTTCGGCTTCCGCTATCTCATCAACTACATCTCGACCTTCACGACGCTGGTGCCCGGTGACGTGATCGTGACGGGCACGCCGACCGGCGCCGGTGCGCGGTTCGATCCGCCGCGCTATCTCAAGCCCGGCGATGTCATCGAGATTGCCGCCGAAGGCGTCGGCACATTGCGCAACGGCGTCGTCGACGAAGCTCTGTAA